In Devosia beringensis, a single window of DNA contains:
- a CDS encoding siderophore-interacting protein, with the protein MDVLADPRAPQRLRHETRMRLLEVTGVTTLTPRMRRIHLKGDMAGFAAPGHADHIKVFFFPPGVAPRAVPIGPDGAQFAPGERPQMRDYTPRAYDVDKGTLDLDFVLHGDGPAATWAAQAAIGQTLVIGGPRGSLIVPMNFDWYLLAGDETAIPALARRMAELPAGARVLAVIEVDNLSEHQPFAGAADVALTYVYRNGAAAGTGSRILDRIRTMRFPTGTAYAYVAGEAAMSRAVRAHLTEARGFNPDYVRAAGYWQRGMADAQQDH; encoded by the coding sequence ATGGACGTGCTTGCCGATCCCCGGGCGCCGCAGCGCCTTCGCCATGAAACCCGCATGCGCCTGCTCGAAGTGACCGGCGTCACCACGCTGACGCCGCGCATGCGCCGCATTCACCTCAAGGGCGACATGGCCGGCTTTGCCGCGCCGGGCCATGCCGATCACATCAAGGTCTTCTTCTTTCCGCCCGGCGTCGCGCCCCGCGCCGTGCCGATCGGCCCCGATGGCGCGCAATTCGCCCCCGGCGAACGGCCGCAGATGCGCGATTATACCCCGCGCGCCTATGACGTGGACAAGGGCACGCTCGACCTCGATTTCGTGCTGCATGGCGACGGCCCGGCCGCGACTTGGGCCGCACAGGCGGCCATCGGCCAGACCCTGGTCATCGGCGGCCCGCGCGGCTCGCTGATCGTCCCAATGAATTTTGACTGGTATCTGCTGGCCGGCGACGAAACCGCCATCCCGGCTCTGGCCCGCCGCATGGCCGAACTGCCGGCAGGCGCCCGCGTGCTCGCGGTGATCGAGGTCGACAACCTCTCCGAACACCAGCCCTTTGCCGGCGCTGCCGATGTCGCGCTCACCTATGTCTATCGCAATGGCGCCGCCGCCGGCACGGGCAGCCGCATTCTCGACCGGATCCGGACCATGCGCTTCCCCACCGGCACCGCCTATGCCTATGTTGCCGGCGAGGCCGCCATGAGCAGAGCCGTGCGCGCGCATCTCACCGAGGCGCGCGGCTTCAACCCCGACTATGTCCGGGCCGCCGGCTACTGGCAGCGTGGCATGGCGGACGCCCAGCAGGACCATTAG
- a CDS encoding STAS domain-containing protein: MSKTADKSIALPAVIDLDSLDGIRDGLLDAVEEGPVTLAAGAVERVSTNALFMLMSAAETARRNQFEFAIEQPSAALTSAIERLGLGAQFSGMMRG; this comes from the coding sequence ATGAGCAAGACGGCCGACAAGTCTATCGCTTTACCGGCGGTAATCGACCTTGATTCGCTGGACGGGATCAGGGACGGGCTGCTCGATGCGGTCGAAGAGGGTCCTGTCACCCTTGCTGCCGGCGCTGTCGAGCGTGTCAGCACCAATGCGCTGTTCATGCTGATGAGTGCAGCTGAAACCGCGCGGCGCAACCAATTCGAATTTGCTATCGAACAGCCGAGCGCGGCCTTGACCAGCGCGATTGAGCGTCTGGGCCTTGGTGCTCAGTTTTCAGGAATGATGAGAGGATGA
- a CDS encoding NAD(P)H-dependent oxidoreductase, whose translation MTNPIALTGLARELAARAESGKPIRVGVIGSGEMGTDLVTQMSLMTGIEMAAIATRRPQTALDAMTIAYGDHAMGRTADTPAQATAAIAAGKIAITSAETLVTTPNIDVVIDATGKPGVAADYDLLAMEHGKHLVMMNVEADVTIGPYLKAQADRLGVIYSVGAGDEPSSCMELIEFVTALGLPIIAAGKGKNNPLKHDAVPDDYREEALRRNMNPRMLVEFVDGSKTMVEMAAIANATGLVPDVPGMHGPNTDRDNMAKVLIPKEDGGILNGRGVVDFTVGKGVAPGVFVIVKPEHKRIIERMDDLHIGHGPYYAFFRPYHLTSLEVPLTCARIMLHGKPDMVPLPSPVAEVCAVAKRDLKPGETFDAIGETCYRSFTMTIGDSRAAKAVPVGLLEGGKVTAAVKKGQLLTTANSQPDTTTRLFALRQAQDRMLGLL comes from the coding sequence ATGACCAACCCCATCGCCCTCACTGGCCTGGCGCGCGAACTTGCCGCCCGCGCCGAATCCGGCAAGCCGATCCGGGTGGGCGTCATCGGTTCAGGCGAAATGGGCACCGATCTGGTGACCCAGATGAGCCTGATGACCGGCATCGAGATGGCCGCCATTGCCACCCGCCGTCCGCAGACGGCGCTGGATGCCATGACCATTGCCTATGGCGACCACGCCATGGGCCGCACCGCCGATACGCCAGCCCAGGCCACGGCGGCCATTGCCGCTGGCAAGATCGCCATCACCTCCGCCGAAACCCTGGTCACCACGCCCAATATCGATGTCGTCATCGACGCCACCGGCAAGCCGGGCGTTGCCGCCGACTATGACTTGCTGGCCATGGAACACGGCAAGCATCTGGTGATGATGAATGTCGAGGCCGATGTCACCATCGGTCCTTATCTCAAGGCGCAGGCCGATCGGCTGGGCGTGATCTATTCGGTGGGCGCCGGCGACGAGCCCAGCTCCTGCATGGAACTGATTGAATTCGTTACCGCTTTGGGCCTGCCCATCATTGCCGCCGGCAAGGGCAAGAACAATCCACTCAAGCATGATGCCGTGCCTGACGACTATCGCGAAGAGGCGCTGCGGCGGAACATGAACCCGCGCATGCTGGTCGAGTTCGTCGATGGCTCCAAGACCATGGTGGAAATGGCGGCCATCGCCAATGCCACCGGCCTCGTGCCCGATGTCCCCGGCATGCACGGCCCCAATACCGACCGCGACAACATGGCCAAGGTACTGATTCCAAAGGAAGATGGCGGCATTCTCAACGGCAGGGGCGTGGTCGATTTTACCGTCGGCAAGGGCGTTGCCCCCGGCGTCTTCGTCATCGTCAAACCCGAGCACAAGCGCATCATCGAGCGCATGGACGATCTGCATATCGGCCACGGGCCCTACTATGCCTTCTTCCGTCCCTATCATCTGACAAGCCTTGAAGTCCCGCTGACCTGTGCCCGCATCATGCTGCACGGTAAGCCCGACATGGTGCCCCTGCCCAGCCCTGTCGCGGAAGTCTGCGCCGTCGCCAAGCGCGACCTCAAGCCGGGCGAAACCTTTGATGCCATTGGTGAAACCTGCTATCGCAGCTTTACCATGACCATCGGCGACAGCCGCGCCGCCAAGGCGGTGCCGGTCGGCCTGCTCGAGGGCGGCAAGGTCACGGCGGCGGTCAAGAAGGGGCAATTGCTGACCACGGCCAATAGCCAGCCGGACACCACGACACGGCTTTTCGCCCTGCGCCAGGCCCAGGACCGCATGCTGGGTCTGCTCTAG
- a CDS encoding chemotaxis protein CheA codes for MSDLDDFKATYFDECSELLNELEEQFAAIEAGERDADRLNAVFRAIHSIKGGAGAFGFTAMVGFAHAYETLLDYVRDGRVELTDDVVVLCIRANDIIADHVNAAQTGEALAADYGMEEKNRFDALARGDKGEDDDIGGEHVEEFDIEFVPVMVNLGGAADDVAGDMSMALDADLALSAVAAGDAPAADAFAAAPLQIEAGHWEVKFTPHRALYARANDPLLLFRELAVLGEMHVRAVLTDDLPALADFEPFAVYCSWEITLISPTLNEAMIREVFEFVDGDCDIVVTQLGASAALDVGSDAAGPVLVPANDSDDLLALADDEVAGLGDLSTETAPMPTLAATAQDSFEEPPAMSFAELAASIAPTPVVKAAPPKPVALAAAPVAEGEETSSRSNGVQSIRVDLDKVDRVVNMVGELVITQSMLTQQMDETLRVRYTELVRGLEVLAQTTRGLQDSVMAIRAQPVKSVFSRMPRLVRELATKTEKKIKLETIGENTEIDKTVIEQLSDPLTHMIRNSADHGIETPEVRAGRGKNETGTIRLSAEQAGGNILIIVEDDGAGINRERVLQVARDKGIVAPDVNPTEEQIDQLIFAPGFSTASEVSDLSGRGVGMDVVLSNIKKIGGSVHVRSWTGKGTRMTLRLPLTLAVLDVMLVKVGGSPYVVPLSSIVETIQCSRASFERVPSGGQVLQVRGEYVQVIDLVERFELVADTPQENRFVVLCEAEGSHKVALVVDDIIGQQQVVIKSLEENFQSVEGVAGGTILGDGNVALIVDVQGLKSAVIRKNAA; via the coding sequence ATGAGCGATCTCGACGATTTCAAAGCCACCTATTTCGACGAGTGTTCCGAGCTGCTCAATGAGCTGGAGGAACAGTTCGCGGCGATCGAGGCCGGCGAGCGTGATGCCGACAGGCTGAACGCGGTATTCCGGGCCATTCACTCCATCAAGGGTGGCGCGGGCGCCTTCGGCTTCACCGCCATGGTGGGCTTTGCCCATGCCTATGAGACCCTGCTGGACTATGTCCGCGATGGCCGCGTCGAGCTCACCGATGACGTCGTGGTGCTGTGCATCCGGGCCAATGACATCATTGCCGATCACGTCAATGCCGCCCAGACGGGCGAAGCGCTGGCGGCCGATTACGGCATGGAAGAAAAGAACCGCTTCGATGCGCTGGCCCGCGGCGACAAGGGCGAAGACGATGATATCGGCGGCGAACATGTCGAAGAGTTCGACATCGAGTTCGTGCCGGTCATGGTGAACCTGGGTGGCGCTGCGGACGATGTTGCTGGCGACATGTCCATGGCCCTCGACGCCGATCTGGCACTGAGCGCAGTGGCTGCCGGTGATGCGCCGGCTGCCGATGCCTTTGCCGCCGCGCCGCTGCAGATCGAAGCCGGGCACTGGGAAGTCAAGTTCACGCCGCACCGTGCGCTCTATGCACGGGCCAATGATCCCCTGCTGCTGTTCCGCGAACTGGCCGTTCTGGGCGAGATGCATGTGCGGGCGGTATTGACCGATGACCTGCCGGCCCTGGCCGACTTTGAACCCTTTGCCGTCTATTGCAGCTGGGAAATCACCCTGATCTCGCCAACACTGAACGAGGCGATGATCCGCGAAGTCTTCGAATTCGTCGATGGCGACTGCGACATTGTCGTGACGCAGCTGGGCGCGAGCGCCGCGCTGGATGTCGGCAGCGATGCGGCCGGTCCGGTCCTGGTTCCGGCCAATGACAGCGACGATCTGCTGGCTCTGGCCGATGACGAGGTGGCCGGGCTCGGCGACCTTTCGACCGAAACGGCGCCGATGCCCACACTGGCCGCGACCGCCCAGGACAGCTTTGAAGAGCCACCGGCCATGAGCTTTGCCGAACTGGCTGCCTCGATTGCGCCGACCCCCGTGGTCAAGGCCGCGCCACCCAAGCCGGTGGCCCTGGCCGCCGCTCCAGTGGCGGAAGGCGAAGAAACCAGTAGCCGGAGCAATGGTGTCCAGTCGATCCGTGTCGATCTCGACAAGGTCGACCGCGTGGTCAACATGGTGGGCGAGCTGGTCATTACCCAGTCGATGCTGACCCAGCAGATGGATGAGACCCTGCGCGTGCGCTATACCGAACTGGTGCGCGGCCTCGAAGTGCTGGCCCAGACCACGCGCGGCCTGCAGGATTCGGTGATGGCGATCCGCGCGCAACCGGTCAAGTCGGTGTTCTCGCGCATGCCGCGCCTGGTGCGCGAGCTGGCCACCAAGACCGAAAAGAAAATCAAGCTCGAGACCATCGGCGAGAATACCGAAATCGACAAGACGGTGATCGAGCAGCTCAGCGATCCGCTGACGCACATGATCCGCAACTCGGCCGATCACGGCATCGAAACGCCCGAAGTGCGGGCTGGCCGCGGCAAGAACGAAACCGGCACCATTCGCCTGTCGGCCGAACAGGCGGGCGGCAATATCCTGATCATCGTGGAAGACGATGGCGCCGGCATCAACCGCGAACGCGTGCTGCAGGTGGCCCGCGACAAGGGCATTGTGGCGCCCGACGTCAATCCGACCGAAGAGCAGATCGACCAGCTGATCTTTGCGCCTGGCTTCTCGACCGCCAGCGAAGTCAGCGATCTGTCCGGCCGTGGCGTCGGCATGGACGTGGTGCTCTCCAATATCAAGAAGATCGGCGGCTCGGTGCATGTCCGCTCCTGGACCGGCAAGGGAACGCGCATGACGCTGCGCCTGCCGCTCACCCTGGCGGTGCTCGATGTCATGCTGGTCAAGGTCGGCGGCAGCCCCTATGTGGTGCCGCTGTCCTCGATCGTGGAAACCATCCAGTGTTCGCGCGCCAGCTTCGAGCGGGTGCCGAGCGGTGGCCAGGTGCTGCAGGTGCGCGGCGAATATGTGCAGGTCATCGATCTGGTCGAACGCTTCGAGCTGGTTGCCGATACGCCGCAGGAAAACCGCTTCGTGGTGCTGTGCGAGGCCGAGGGCAGCCACAAGGTGGCGCTCGTGGTCGATGATATCATCGGCCAGCAGCAGGTGGTGATCAAGTCGCTGGAAGAAAACTTCCAGAGCGTTGAAGGTGTCGCTGGCGGCACGATCCTGGGCGATGGCAATGTTGCGCTGATCGTTGACGTGCAGGGTCTGAAGTCAGCGGTCATCCGTAAGAATGCAGCCTAA
- a CDS encoding response regulator — MTTLRVLTVDDSRTILAMLHHTLSNAGFEVLQAQDGQQGLDVLKTQTVDVVITDINMPVMDGIEFIKNVRATGNHQSLPILILTTETSQDKRDQGKAAGGTGWIVKPFDPEKLISVIHRVVH, encoded by the coding sequence ATGACGACTTTGCGGGTTCTTACCGTAGACGATTCGAGGACTATCCTGGCCATGCTGCACCACACGCTGAGCAATGCCGGATTCGAGGTGCTGCAGGCCCAGGACGGCCAGCAGGGGCTCGATGTGCTCAAGACCCAGACCGTGGATGTGGTCATCACCGACATCAACATGCCGGTCATGGATGGCATCGAATTCATCAAGAATGTGCGGGCCACGGGCAATCACCAGAGCTTGCCAATTCTCATTCTCACCACCGAAACCTCGCAGGACAAGCGGGATCAGGGCAAGGCTGCCGGGGGTACCGGCTGGATCGTCAAACCATTCGATCCGGAAAAGCTGATCTCCGTCATCCATCGTGTGGTCCACTGA
- a CDS encoding M20/M25/M40 family metallo-hydrolase, whose translation MNEPKSDPKTDQIDAVLNHVDAGLDQSLERLYALLRIKSISTDPAYKAECQRAADWIVGELQGIGFDATAHATPGHPVVWAKGPEQAGPHVLFYAHYDVQPVDPLNLWHSDPFEPVLKQDAAGRQIIVARGASDDKGQMLTFIEACRAWQAVTGSLPVKVSLMLEGEEESGGKNLPPFMEANKVALGAADIALVCDTDMWDRETPSITTMLRGMVAEEVEITCADKDLHSGMFGNAARNPNQLLAEIIASLRAPDGSVTLPGFYDDVAEVSPEIKAQWAGLGFDDADFLGEAGLSVPAGEKGRSVLEMLWARPTCEINGMIGGYTGDGFKTVIPAKASAKISFRLVSNMDPVKIRAAFRAHVEAMIPADCSVRFTAHGGSPAITVPSDGTHLKRALTGLSNEWGKPAVITGSGGSIPVAGDFKRILGLDTLLIGFAQIDDAIHSPNEKYDLASYHRGIRSWVRVLASLAG comes from the coding sequence ATGAACGAGCCAAAGAGCGATCCCAAGACCGACCAGATTGACGCGGTGCTGAACCATGTCGATGCCGGGCTCGACCAGAGCCTTGAACGTCTCTATGCGCTGCTGCGCATCAAATCCATCTCGACCGACCCGGCCTACAAGGCAGAGTGCCAGCGCGCCGCCGACTGGATCGTGGGCGAGCTCCAGGGCATCGGCTTTGACGCGACGGCGCATGCCACGCCGGGCCATCCGGTGGTCTGGGCCAAGGGGCCCGAACAAGCCGGCCCACATGTGCTGTTCTACGCCCATTATGACGTGCAGCCGGTCGATCCGCTCAACCTCTGGCACTCCGATCCCTTCGAGCCTGTGCTCAAGCAGGATGCGGCTGGCCGCCAGATCATCGTGGCGCGCGGCGCCTCGGACGACAAGGGCCAGATGCTGACCTTCATCGAGGCCTGCCGCGCCTGGCAGGCGGTGACGGGATCGCTGCCGGTCAAGGTGTCGCTGATGCTCGAAGGCGAGGAAGAAAGCGGCGGCAAGAACCTGCCGCCCTTCATGGAGGCCAACAAGGTCGCTTTGGGTGCGGCCGATATCGCGCTGGTCTGCGACACCGACATGTGGGACCGGGAAACGCCCTCGATCACCACCATGCTGCGCGGCATGGTGGCCGAAGAGGTGGAAATCACCTGCGCCGACAAGGACCTGCATTCGGGCATGTTCGGCAATGCGGCGCGCAATCCCAACCAGCTCTTGGCCGAGATCATTGCCAGCCTGCGGGCGCCCGATGGCAGCGTGACGCTGCCCGGCTTTTACGACGACGTCGCCGAGGTCAGCCCCGAGATCAAGGCGCAGTGGGCGGGCCTGGGCTTTGACGACGCGGATTTTCTCGGCGAAGCGGGCCTGTCGGTGCCGGCCGGCGAGAAGGGCCGCAGCGTGCTCGAAATGCTCTGGGCGCGGCCGACCTGCGAAATCAACGGCATGATCGGCGGCTATACCGGGGACGGCTTCAAGACGGTCATTCCGGCCAAGGCCAGCGCCAAGATCAGCTTCCGGCTGGTCTCGAACATGGATCCGGTCAAGATCCGCGCCGCCTTCCGGGCCCATGTCGAGGCGATGATCCCCGCCGACTGTTCGGTGCGCTTTACCGCCCATGGCGGCTCGCCCGCCATTACGGTGCCCAGCGACGGCACCCATCTCAAGCGGGCCCTGACCGGCCTCAGCAATGAATGGGGCAAGCCGGCGGTGATCACCGGCTCGGGCGGCTCGATCCCGGTGGCCGGCGACTTCAAGCGCATTCTGGGGCTCGACACGCTGCTGATCGGCTTTGCCCAGATCGACGACGCGATCCACAGCCCCAACGAGAAATATGACTTGGCCAGCTATCACCGCGGCATCCGCTCCTGGGTGCGGGTGCTGGCGTCGCTGGCGGGCTAG
- a CDS encoding alpha-mannosidase has protein sequence MRAHRDRQRTLVQLQQRLGAWADELTAWEVQQHFPITGWTVAAPDAAPRSISVGEAWDNRIGIHTFRTTELIQAPQGSVIELRLDFGGEALVRLLDAQGNRIEAFGANPYHPRFEVVPEQPFHIVAEVAARTLFGIPQRDPRLVKAEILAFHPAIRALRQRIDVARNASEHATDPELARALCEVVEIAMVQLRLPTATAEVGPRLADQGWARRIWERSFEPTDIPAAVPASALESVDAALAVFDDGLATLRKAYPKQGKVLITGHAHIDYAWLWPQPETVRKIVRTFSNVEALMRSHPEFKFAQSSSMMYRHIEEEDPALLKAIQARVADGQWEPIGGMLIECDTNMPSAEAFLRQFLIGQQDFQRYFGDISRTAWLPDTFGFTGAMPQIMRHAGIDALVTIKVTWNETNPLPENLFVWAGNDGSEVLTHTYDAYKSEGYNMWMTPGALSEVWGNHKAKDLTDTVIASYGWGDGGGGPDPEQIATMPIINLMPAIPHVEHGNIQNHLDTIRGELDESILPRWSGEMYLEYHRATLTTQARTKQLNRRAEFGLVAAEALEALAGMAGADGTPTDLEEDWVLTLRNQFHDILPGSSIREVYEQTEAELEGVVAKAEAIAQKSLGDIAAAQRGEGTLRQGLAVANISGTAKRQFQLVSATPLPEGLGAQAVDGDFVACIDQDLAPLSVSFVAASAPGQVTATTSLLENAFVRATLDASGRLVSVFDKRCGRELVAAGGAANKLMVYRNELPRTYDAWDIESSFALGGEELTALDSLTVTAQGPHLGEITIVRKLSASTITQRLRLWANSPRIDFVTDIDWHDRRTYVRAAFDLTVLANEAQFDQAIGITGRATHNNTTWQQAQFEACGHRFVSLSETDWGAAILSSDKYGFSAKGNVLTISLVRGPMYPDMLADEGAHHFTYALLPHDGRWWSDDVQAEADLVVDPLRFVLADAAQAYAFAPIGWQGQSMRLHALKPAEDGQGHVLRLSESAGRRGGFALTLPDGRKASPVDGLERAQDDGRLDQLRPFQLISARIGS, from the coding sequence TTGCGTGCACATCGTGATCGCCAGCGCACCCTCGTGCAGTTGCAGCAGCGCCTGGGCGCGTGGGCCGACGAGCTGACCGCCTGGGAGGTGCAGCAGCATTTCCCCATTACCGGCTGGACGGTAGCGGCGCCCGATGCCGCGCCGCGGTCGATCAGCGTCGGCGAGGCCTGGGACAACCGGATCGGCATCCACACCTTCCGCACGACCGAACTGATCCAGGCGCCCCAGGGCAGCGTGATCGAGCTGCGGCTCGATTTCGGCGGCGAGGCCCTGGTGCGCCTCCTCGATGCGCAGGGCAACCGCATCGAGGCCTTCGGTGCCAATCCCTATCATCCGCGCTTTGAGGTCGTGCCCGAGCAGCCCTTCCATATCGTGGCCGAAGTGGCGGCGCGGACACTGTTCGGCATTCCCCAGCGCGATCCCCGGCTGGTCAAGGCCGAGATCCTGGCCTTCCATCCGGCCATCAGGGCGCTGCGGCAGCGCATCGACGTGGCGCGCAATGCCAGCGAGCATGCGACCGATCCGGAGCTGGCGCGGGCGCTGTGCGAAGTGGTCGAGATCGCCATGGTGCAACTGCGCCTGCCCACGGCCACGGCCGAGGTAGGGCCGCGGCTGGCCGACCAGGGATGGGCGCGCCGTATCTGGGAGCGCAGCTTCGAGCCCACCGATATCCCCGCCGCGGTGCCGGCTTCGGCCCTTGAATCGGTGGACGCGGCCCTGGCCGTGTTCGATGACGGGCTGGCCACCTTGCGCAAGGCCTATCCCAAGCAGGGCAAGGTGCTGATCACCGGCCATGCCCATATCGATTATGCCTGGCTATGGCCGCAGCCGGAAACCGTGCGCAAGATCGTGCGCACCTTTTCCAATGTGGAAGCGCTGATGCGCAGCCATCCCGAGTTCAAGTTCGCTCAGTCCTCCTCGATGATGTATCGCCATATCGAAGAGGAAGACCCGGCTTTGCTCAAGGCGATCCAGGCCCGGGTAGCCGACGGGCAGTGGGAGCCGATCGGCGGCATGCTGATCGAATGCGACACCAATATGCCCTCGGCCGAGGCCTTCCTGCGCCAGTTCCTCATCGGCCAGCAGGATTTCCAGCGCTATTTCGGCGATATCAGCCGCACCGCCTGGCTGCCCGACACCTTTGGGTTCACTGGCGCCATGCCGCAGATTATGCGCCATGCCGGCATCGATGCCCTGGTCACCATCAAGGTGACGTGGAACGAGACCAATCCGCTGCCGGAAAACCTCTTCGTCTGGGCCGGCAATGATGGCTCGGAAGTGCTCACCCATACCTATGATGCCTATAAGAGCGAAGGCTATAATATGTGGATGACGCCCGGGGCGCTGTCCGAAGTCTGGGGCAATCACAAGGCCAAGGATCTCACCGATACGGTGATCGCCAGTTATGGCTGGGGCGATGGCGGCGGCGGGCCCGATCCCGAGCAGATCGCTACTATGCCCATCATCAACCTGATGCCGGCCATTCCCCATGTCGAGCACGGCAATATCCAGAACCATCTCGACACCATCCGTGGCGAGCTGGATGAGAGCATTCTGCCGCGCTGGAGCGGGGAAATGTATCTCGAATATCACCGCGCGACCCTGACCACCCAGGCGCGCACCAAGCAGCTTAATCGGCGGGCCGAATTCGGTCTCGTCGCGGCCGAGGCGCTCGAGGCCCTGGCCGGCATGGCCGGCGCCGATGGCACGCCGACGGATCTCGAAGAGGACTGGGTGCTGACGCTGCGCAACCAGTTCCACGACATCCTGCCGGGCAGCTCGATTCGCGAAGTCTATGAGCAGACCGAGGCCGAACTCGAAGGCGTGGTGGCCAAGGCCGAAGCCATTGCCCAAAAGAGCCTGGGCGATATTGCTGCCGCCCAACGGGGCGAGGGCACGCTGCGGCAGGGGCTTGCCGTCGCCAATATTTCCGGCACGGCCAAGCGCCAGTTCCAGCTGGTCTCGGCCACGCCGCTGCCGGAAGGCCTCGGGGCTCAGGCAGTCGATGGCGACTTTGTCGCCTGTATCGACCAGGATTTGGCGCCGTTGTCGGTGTCCTTTGTCGCGGCCAGTGCGCCGGGCCAGGTGACGGCAACGACCAGCCTGCTCGAAAACGCCTTCGTGCGTGCCACGCTGGACGCCTCGGGCCGTCTGGTCAGCGTCTTTGACAAGCGCTGCGGCCGCGAACTGGTCGCAGCAGGCGGCGCCGCCAACAAGCTGATGGTCTATCGCAACGAGCTGCCGCGCACCTATGACGCCTGGGACATCGAATCGAGCTTTGCCCTGGGGGGCGAGGAGCTGACTGCACTCGACAGCCTCACCGTCACCGCCCAAGGCCCGCATCTGGGCGAGATCACCATTGTGCGCAAGCTCAGCGCCAGCACCATTACCCAGCGCCTGCGGCTATGGGCCAACAGCCCGCGCATCGACTTTGTCACCGACATCGACTGGCATGACCGGCGCACCTATGTGCGGGCGGCCTTTGATCTGACCGTGCTGGCCAATGAGGCGCAGTTCGACCAGGCCATCGGCATTACCGGCCGCGCCACGCATAACAATACGACCTGGCAGCAGGCGCAGTTCGAGGCCTGCGGGCACCGGTTTGTCAGCCTGTCGGAAACCGACTGGGGCGCGGCGATCCTGTCATCCGACAAATATGGCTTTTCCGCCAAGGGCAATGTGCTCACGATCAGCCTCGTGCGCGGGCCGATGTATCCCGACATGCTGGCCGATGAGGGAGCGCATCACTTCACCTATGCGCTGCTGCCCCATGACGGGCGCTGGTGGAGCGATGACGTGCAGGCGGAAGCCGATCTCGTGGTCGATCCGCTGCGCTTCGTGCTTGCCGACGCGGCCCAGGCCTATGCCTTCGCGCCCATCGGCTGGCAGGGTCAGAGCATGCGGCTGCATGCGCTCAAGCCGGCCGAAGATGGCCAGGGCCATGTGCTGCGCCTGTCGGAAAGCGCCGGGCGACGCGGGGGCTTTGCCCTGACCTTGCCGGACGGCCGCAAAGCCAGTCCGGTCGATGGCCTCGAACGGGCGCAGGACGACGGGCGGCTCGACCAGTTGCGGCCGTTCCAGCTGATCAGCGCCCGTATCGGGTCGTAA
- a CDS encoding FadR/GntR family transcriptional regulator, with the protein MTPHTARHRTSGDLIASIAGRVPTRNLHSQVLWLLGVAIVGGDYPEGSILPADAELLQRFGVSRTVLREALKTLAAKGMIEARARIGTRVLPRRRWNLFDADVLSWHFETGPDVDFLASLSEIRIGVELESAALAATRRSDDQAQALIACAQRMGEATSAEEFARTDLEFHRTVAEASGNPFMASISTLVELALTAAFTISSPIKDPAAMSATVKAHGRIAEAIAAGDADEARMAMKAVITVGLDRQLKRLADDQAASA; encoded by the coding sequence ATGACGCCGCACACCGCCCGACACCGCACTTCGGGCGACCTGATCGCTTCGATTGCCGGTCGCGTCCCCACGCGCAACCTGCATTCCCAGGTGCTCTGGCTGCTCGGCGTTGCCATTGTCGGCGGGGATTATCCCGAGGGGAGCATCCTGCCCGCCGATGCCGAACTGCTGCAGCGCTTCGGCGTATCGCGCACCGTGCTGCGCGAGGCCCTCAAGACCCTGGCCGCCAAGGGCATGATCGAAGCCCGGGCCCGCATCGGCACCCGCGTGCTGCCGCGGCGCCGCTGGAACCTGTTCGATGCCGACGTGCTGTCCTGGCACTTCGAGACCGGGCCGGATGTCGACTTCCTGGCCAGCCTGTCGGAAATCCGTATCGGCGTCGAACTGGAATCGGCGGCTCTCGCCGCGACCCGCCGCAGCGACGACCAGGCCCAGGCCCTGATCGCCTGCGCCCAGCGCATGGGCGAAGCCACGAGTGCCGAGGAATTCGCCCGCACCGACCTTGAGTTTCACCGCACCGTGGCCGAGGCCTCGGGCAATCCCTTCATGGCCTCAATCAGCACGCTGGTCGAGCTGGCATTGACGGCTGCCTTCACCATCAGCTCGCCCATCAAGGACCCCGCCGCCATGAGTGCCACGGTCAAGGCGCATGGCCGCATCGCCGAGGCCATCGCTGCCGGCGATGCCGACGAGGCCCGCATGGCGATGAAGGCCGTGATCACCGTCGGCCTCGACCGCCAGCTCAAGCGCCTGGCCGACGACCAGGCCGCAAGCGCCTGA
- a CDS encoding DUF1304 domain-containing protein, whose amino-acid sequence MSILATTLVALIALLHVYIMVLEMFLWTTPRALKAFGLTPEFAAETKVLAANQGLYNGFLAAGLIWSLVYPVPGFAWQLAMFFLACIAVAGIFGAVTSSRRILFIQTVPAVLAMLALMFV is encoded by the coding sequence ATGAGTATCCTCGCAACCACGCTGGTGGCGCTGATCGCGCTGCTGCATGTTTATATCATGGTCCTCGAAATGTTCCTCTGGACCACGCCGCGCGCGCTCAAGGCCTTCGGCCTGACGCCCGAATTTGCGGCTGAGACCAAGGTCCTGGCCGCCAATCAGGGGCTCTATAACGGCTTTCTCGCCGCCGGCCTGATCTGGAGCCTCGTCTACCCCGTGCCCGGCTTCGCCTGGCAGCTGGCCATGTTCTTTCTGGCCTGCATCGCCGTGGCTGGCATTTTTGGCGCTGTGACGTCCAGCCGCCGCATCCTCTTCATCCAGACCGTGCCGGCCGTGCTGGCCATGCTGGCGCTGATGTTTGTGTGA